A portion of the Diceros bicornis minor isolate mBicDic1 chromosome 20, mDicBic1.mat.cur, whole genome shotgun sequence genome contains these proteins:
- the SMIM15 gene encoding small integral membrane protein 15 encodes MFDIKAWAEYIVEWAAKDPYGFLTTVILALTPLFLASAVLSWKLAKMIEAREKEQKKKQKRQENIAKAKRLKKD; translated from the coding sequence ATGTTTGATATAAAGGCTTGGGCTGAGTATATTGTGGAATGGGCTGCAAAGGACCCATATGGCTTCCTTACAACAGTTATTTTGGCCCTTACTCCGTTGTTTCTAGCAAGTGCCGTACTCTCCTGGAAATTGGCCAAGATGATTGAGGCCAGGgaaaaggagcaaaagaaaaaacaaaaacgtcaagaaaatattgcaaaagcTAAACGACTAAAAAAGGATTGA